In one Methylobacterium sp. SyP6R genomic region, the following are encoded:
- a CDS encoding MFS transporter, with protein sequence MTIQGNSLKTAGHEPSGAHEPKKAALASWIGSAVEYYDFFIYGTAAALIFPKLFFAPDNPQAAAIASFATFGVAYITRPLGAVALGHIGDRFGRKKVLTFTLLLMGFSTFMIGCLPTYGQADILAPILLVIARLLQGVSAAGEQAGASSMTLEHAPPHRRAFFTSFTLSGTQAGLILATLAFLPVSAMPEDQMLSWGWRIPFFLSALVVAVGFWVRRTLPETPAFEEEKHQHQGEPAPVLALFRNQWPDVVRVIFAAIISVVSTIFAVYTLSYAVNVVKIPRPTMLTLLILANVIALAAIPLWAMLADRIGRRPVFIFGAIGCAVLIYPYLWAISRADITPIYVLGLLLSGIVYSAANGIWPCLYAEMFETRIRLSGMAISTQIGFAIGGFAPSIAAALQGQGQDGWVPVAIFVMITCAIAAVSITTARETYRTPMNELGKRRAAAAVRVRTA encoded by the coding sequence GTCGAATACTACGACTTCTTCATCTACGGCACCGCCGCGGCTTTGATCTTCCCGAAGCTGTTCTTCGCGCCCGACAACCCGCAGGCGGCGGCGATCGCCTCGTTCGCGACCTTCGGCGTCGCCTACATCACCCGGCCCCTCGGCGCGGTGGCGCTCGGCCATATCGGCGACCGCTTCGGCCGCAAGAAGGTGCTGACCTTCACGCTGCTCCTGATGGGCTTCTCGACCTTCATGATCGGCTGCCTGCCGACCTACGGCCAGGCCGACATCCTGGCGCCGATCCTGCTCGTCATCGCGCGCCTGCTGCAAGGCGTCTCGGCCGCCGGCGAGCAGGCCGGCGCCAGCTCGATGACGCTGGAGCACGCGCCACCCCACCGCCGCGCCTTCTTCACCAGCTTCACCTTGAGCGGCACCCAGGCCGGCCTGATCCTGGCGACGCTCGCCTTCCTGCCGGTCTCGGCGATGCCCGAGGACCAGATGCTGTCCTGGGGCTGGCGCATCCCGTTCTTCCTCAGCGCCCTCGTCGTCGCGGTCGGCTTCTGGGTCCGCCGCACCCTGCCGGAGACCCCCGCCTTCGAGGAGGAGAAGCACCAGCACCAGGGCGAGCCCGCCCCCGTGCTGGCGCTGTTCCGCAACCAGTGGCCGGACGTGGTGCGGGTGATCTTCGCCGCGATCATCTCCGTGGTGAGCACGATCTTTGCGGTCTACACCTTGTCCTACGCGGTCAACGTGGTGAAGATCCCGCGGCCGACGATGCTGACGCTGCTGATCCTCGCCAACGTGATCGCGCTCGCGGCGATCCCGCTCTGGGCCATGCTGGCCGATCGGATCGGCCGCCGCCCGGTCTTCATCTTCGGGGCGATCGGCTGCGCCGTGCTGATCTATCCCTATCTGTGGGCGATCAGCCGGGCCGACATCACGCCGATCTACGTGCTGGGCCTCCTGCTCTCCGGCATCGTCTACAGCGCGGCGAACGGCATCTGGCCGTGCCTCTACGCCGAGATGTTCGAGACCCGCATCCGCCTGTCCGGCATGGCGATCAGCACGCAGATCGGCTTCGCCATCGGCGGCTTCGCGCCCAGCATCGCGGCGGCCCTCCAGGGCCAGGGCCAGGACGGCTGGGTTCCCGTCGCGATCTTCGTCATGATCACCTGCGCCATCGCGGCGGTCTCGATCACGACCGCGCGCGAGACCTATCGGACGCCGATGAACGAACTCGGCAAGCGGCGTGCAGCCGCCGCGGTCCGTGTCCGGACCGCGTAG
- a CDS encoding shikimate dehydrogenase family protein, translated as MIRGTTTLIAHLGYPTESFKAPMIYNPWFESRGIDAVVMPMGVKAEDYPDVFRSLFRLTNIRGALVTMPHKITTIGLLDEVSTTATIAGSCNAVLRRPDGTLVGDMFDGAGFVRGVQRKGRDLAGARVLVVGSGGVGSAIAASLAAAGIAGIGVCDHDPAVAEALAGRLRAHYTALEVVTGSNDPAGYDVVVNATPLGMRDGDPLPMDVTRIAPGTFVGEVVMKQEHTPFLRAALEKGCPIQVGTDMLFEQIPAYLEFFGFGTTTAEELRAVARLSY; from the coding sequence ATGATCCGCGGTACCACGACCCTCATCGCCCATCTCGGCTACCCGACCGAGTCGTTCAAGGCGCCGATGATCTACAATCCGTGGTTCGAATCGCGCGGGATCGACGCCGTGGTGATGCCGATGGGCGTCAAGGCCGAGGATTATCCGGATGTGTTCCGGTCGCTGTTCCGGCTCACCAACATCCGCGGCGCCCTCGTCACCATGCCGCACAAGATCACCACGATCGGGCTGCTCGACGAGGTCAGCACCACCGCGACGATCGCCGGCTCGTGCAACGCGGTGCTGCGGCGCCCGGACGGGACGCTCGTCGGCGACATGTTCGACGGTGCCGGCTTCGTGCGCGGGGTCCAGCGCAAGGGCCGCGACCTCGCAGGCGCCCGGGTCCTGGTCGTCGGCAGCGGCGGGGTCGGCTCGGCCATCGCCGCCTCGCTGGCGGCGGCCGGCATCGCGGGGATCGGGGTCTGCGACCACGATCCGGCCGTCGCCGAGGCGCTCGCCGGACGCCTGCGCGCGCATTACACGGCGCTGGAGGTCGTCACCGGCAGCAACGACCCGGCCGGCTACGACGTCGTGGTCAATGCCACGCCGCTCGGCATGAGGGACGGCGATCCCCTGCCGATGGACGTCACCCGCATCGCGCCCGGCACGTTCGTGGGCGAGGTGGTGATGAAGCAGGAGCATACGCCGTTCCTGCGCGCCGCCCTGGAGAAGGGCTGCCCGATCCAGGTCGGGACCGACATGCTGTTCGAGCAGATCCCCGCCTACCTGGAATTCTTCGGCTTCGGCACGACGACCGCCGAGGAACTGCGGGCTGTCGCCCGCCTGTCGTACTGA
- the aroQ gene encoding type II 3-dehydroquinate dehydratase, producing the protein MSRLVTVLNGPNLNLLGKRQPHIYGSETLADVEASCRALAGELDLEIRFHQSNREYEIIDWIHEARETAGGIVINPAAFTHTSVAILDALNTVEAPVIEVHISNVHKREAFRHHSYVSLRADGVIAGLGTQGYLLALRRVAQLIDTKA; encoded by the coding sequence ATGAGCCGCCTCGTCACCGTGCTGAACGGCCCGAACCTGAACCTGCTCGGCAAGCGCCAGCCGCACATCTACGGCAGCGAGACGCTCGCCGACGTCGAGGCCTCGTGCCGGGCGCTCGCCGGCGAGCTCGACCTGGAGATCCGCTTCCACCAGTCGAACCGCGAATACGAGATCATCGACTGGATCCACGAGGCGCGCGAGACCGCCGGCGGGATCGTCATCAACCCGGCGGCCTTCACCCATACCTCGGTGGCGATCCTCGACGCGCTCAACACCGTCGAGGCGCCGGTGATCGAGGTGCACATCTCGAACGTGCACAAGCGCGAGGCCTTCCGCCATCACTCCTACGTCTCGCTGCGCGCCGACGGGGTGATCGCGGGGCTCGGCACGCAAGGATACTTGCTGGCGTTGCGCCGGGTCGCGCAGTTGATCGACACGAAGGCGTGA
- a CDS encoding alpha/beta fold hydrolase encodes MLIFVNGVRLFVDVANFGLVPDGDTMREKPTLLMLHGGPGWDHVGFKEAFAGLSDVAQVVFCDLRGNGRSEGDDPATWNLAQWADDVKGLCDALGIVRPIVCGLSFGGFVAQAYATRYPDHPGKLILLSTAARIDFPTIFAAFERVGGPDIGALAESYWMNPTPEGRARYIERCRPFYRHRRDRPPPNLSRIIMRTEVALHFNGPRNEQGRFDFRDDLERLRCPVLLMAGEHDPIVPIPLAEATAAAIPAHLLHFERLDQCAHDIHGDDPDRVFGAIRDFIVAPHAPPA; translated from the coding sequence ATGCTCATCTTCGTGAACGGAGTGCGACTCTTCGTGGATGTCGCCAATTTCGGCCTCGTGCCTGACGGCGACACCATGCGCGAGAAGCCGACCCTCCTCATGCTGCACGGCGGGCCGGGCTGGGATCACGTCGGCTTCAAGGAGGCATTCGCAGGCTTGAGCGATGTCGCCCAGGTGGTCTTCTGCGATCTTCGCGGCAACGGCCGCAGCGAGGGAGACGATCCAGCGACCTGGAACCTGGCGCAGTGGGCCGACGACGTGAAGGGCCTCTGCGACGCGCTCGGCATCGTCCGGCCCATCGTCTGCGGTCTCTCGTTCGGCGGCTTCGTCGCGCAAGCCTATGCCACCCGCTACCCCGACCACCCGGGCAAGCTCATCCTGCTCAGCACGGCCGCCAGGATTGACTTCCCGACGATCTTCGCCGCGTTCGAGCGTGTCGGCGGCCCGGACATCGGCGCGTTGGCCGAAAGCTACTGGATGAATCCAACCCCGGAGGGACGCGCCCGCTACATCGAGCGCTGCAGGCCGTTCTACCGGCACCGTCGTGACCGACCGCCCCCGAACCTCTCGCGCATCATCATGCGAACGGAGGTGGCACTGCACTTCAACGGGCCCCGGAACGAGCAAGGACGGTTCGACTTCCGCGATGACCTCGAAAGGTTGCGCTGCCCCGTGCTGCTGATGGCGGGTGAGCACGACCCCATCGTGCCGATACCTTTGGCCGAGGCGACAGCCGCGGCCATTCCCGCTCACCTCTTGCACTTCGAGCGTCTGGACCAGTGCGCCCACGACATTCATGGGGATGACCCGGATCGGGTGTTCGGTGCGATTCGCGACTTCATCGTCGCTCCGCACGCGCCGCCTGCTTGA
- a CDS encoding ATP-dependent Clp protease proteolytic subunit yields MRDAMQLVPMVVEQSSRGERSFDIYSRLLRERIVFLNGEVNDTVSALVCAQLLFLEAENPTRPIHLYINSPGGVVTSGFAMYDTMRHIRAPVHTLCMGMAYSMGSFLLMAGEPGERAVLPNASILVHQPLGGYKGQASDILIHAQETLRTKQRMTRLYAEHCGRSYEEFERAMDRDRFMTAEEALDWGLVDRILPPARTGGLA; encoded by the coding sequence ATGCGCGACGCGATGCAACTCGTCCCTATGGTCGTCGAGCAGTCCAGCCGCGGGGAACGGTCCTTCGACATCTATTCCCGCCTCCTGCGTGAGCGCATCGTCTTCCTCAACGGGGAGGTGAACGACACGGTCTCGGCGCTGGTCTGCGCCCAGCTCCTGTTCCTGGAAGCGGAGAATCCGACGCGGCCGATCCACCTCTACATCAATTCGCCGGGCGGCGTCGTCACGAGCGGCTTTGCCATGTACGACACGATGCGCCACATCCGCGCTCCGGTGCATACGCTGTGCATGGGGATGGCCTACTCGATGGGCTCGTTCCTGCTCATGGCCGGCGAGCCCGGGGAGCGGGCCGTACTGCCCAATGCCAGCATCCTCGTCCACCAGCCGCTCGGGGGATACAAGGGACAGGCATCCGACATTCTCATCCACGCCCAGGAGACGCTGCGAACCAAGCAGCGCATGACGCGGCTCTATGCCGAGCATTGCGGGCGGTCCTACGAGGAGTTCGAGCGCGCCATGGACCGCGACCGCTTCATGACGGCGGAGGAGGCGCTCGACTGGGGCCTCGTCGACCGCATCCTCCCTCCCGCGCGAACGGGCGGCCTCGCGTAG
- a CDS encoding SRPBCC family protein — MSDAACDEPGPGIEQAYELSEPPAKVWRALSIPALREHWLPGAALAAPEPIAVTPGCEVSYRMREATPPYLESTVTFRIAPNGTGGTCLRIVHDLTDARFAPLTTTAANGNAPVLRAA, encoded by the coding sequence CGTGCGACGAGCCCGGCCCCGGCATCGAGCAGGCCTACGAGCTGAGCGAACCGCCCGCGAAGGTGTGGCGCGCGCTCAGCATCCCGGCGCTTCGGGAGCATTGGCTGCCCGGGGCGGCGCTGGCCGCGCCCGAACCGATTGCCGTCACGCCAGGGTGCGAGGTCAGCTACCGGATGCGCGAGGCCACCCCGCCGTACCTTGAGAGCACGGTGACGTTCCGCATCGCCCCGAACGGGACGGGCGGCACCTGCCTGCGCATCGTTCACGACCTGACGGATGCCCGGTTCGCGCCGCTGACGACGACCGCCGCGAACGGCAACGCCCCCGTGCTGCGCGCCGCCTGA